One region of Thermococcus celericrescens genomic DNA includes:
- a CDS encoding GNAT family N-acetyltransferase: MMIRLATLDDVAGIVKLHTAGEEPAGNLYRRYSMGGPWMSTETLAIHINNLLLDNQLVAVAELNGEIVGEIEVLLSEEPIKGKLMPIAHIDVIEVHPDYRGRGIGRALIEFVEEIAGERGARLLTVQPDDAARGFYGRLGFSVALFSGTIVRVPTGGAGRTEITEFGWEDVKNLELVAGRFQSSYSMFFSAFKDNIAGIHHTVESGRSGASYYVLRNLPGRGGLALLLWGRLEDVRPVLERAKVLGCERVLTGLPKGVESFGVQKIREVEIIGKSLT; this comes from the coding sequence ATGATGATCCGTTTGGCGACCCTTGACGACGTTGCTGGAATAGTGAAGCTCCACACCGCCGGAGAAGAACCGGCGGGCAATCTCTACCGGCGCTACTCTATGGGCGGGCCCTGGATGAGTACCGAGACGCTCGCGATTCACATCAACAACCTCCTGCTGGATAACCAGCTGGTTGCCGTAGCGGAGTTGAACGGAGAAATCGTAGGCGAGATAGAGGTTCTCCTCTCTGAAGAGCCGATTAAAGGGAAGCTTATGCCAATCGCCCACATTGACGTCATCGAGGTTCATCCGGATTACAGAGGCAGGGGTATCGGAAGGGCGCTCATCGAGTTCGTCGAGGAGATTGCCGGGGAAAGAGGGGCCCGGCTTCTCACAGTTCAGCCGGATGACGCTGCCAGGGGCTTCTACGGGAGGCTCGGCTTCAGCGTTGCGCTGTTCTCAGGAACGATCGTGCGGGTCCCCACGGGAGGGGCCGGGAGAACGGAAATCACTGAATTCGGTTGGGAAGACGTTAAAAACCTCGAACTGGTTGCAGGTCGCTTTCAGAGCTCGTACAGCATGTTCTTTTCAGCGTTCAAAGACAATATCGCCGGAATTCACCACACGGTCGAGAGCGGACGGAGCGGGGCCTCGTACTACGTTCTCCGAAACCTCCCGGGCAGAGGCGGCCTGGCACTGCTCCTGTGGGGTAGGCTTGAGGATGTGAGGCCTGTCCTGGAGAGGGCCAAGGTTCTTGGCTGCGAGAGGGTTTTAACGGGTCTTCCCAAAGGGGTCGAGAGCTTTGGGGTCCAAAAAATTAGGGAGGTAGAGATAATCGGAAAATCCCTCACCTGA
- a CDS encoding phosphoglycolate phosphatase, with the protein MRVRAISLDIDGTITYPDRRLSENALRAIRLAESLGVSVMLVTGNSVPFAEAMAIMIGTSGPVVAEDGGALSIKDGRLRKRVYLTKMDEEWILWSEIKRRYPEAVMSFSMPERKAGLVIMRTIPVEAVREIIKELGLNLIAVDSGFAIHVKKPWINKGTGIEKACEILGISPREVAHVGDGENDLDAFRTVGYRVAVGQAPESLKKAADYVTKRTYGEGGAEGIVHILKEFGYMGEGDDDPFGDP; encoded by the coding sequence GTGAGGGTGAGGGCAATATCGCTTGACATAGACGGTACTATAACCTATCCCGATAGGCGGCTCAGTGAGAACGCTTTGAGGGCAATACGGCTCGCCGAGAGTCTGGGTGTCTCGGTCATGCTCGTCACCGGCAACTCGGTACCGTTCGCGGAGGCCATGGCCATAATGATAGGCACCAGCGGACCGGTTGTCGCGGAGGACGGGGGCGCGCTGTCCATAAAGGACGGACGGCTGAGGAAGAGAGTTTACCTGACGAAGATGGACGAAGAGTGGATTCTCTGGAGCGAGATAAAGAGGCGCTACCCGGAGGCCGTCATGAGCTTTTCGATGCCGGAGAGAAAGGCCGGGCTTGTGATTATGAGAACGATTCCAGTCGAGGCGGTCCGGGAGATTATAAAGGAACTCGGGCTGAACCTCATCGCGGTGGATTCCGGCTTCGCGATACACGTTAAGAAGCCCTGGATCAACAAGGGTACGGGGATTGAAAAGGCCTGTGAGATACTCGGGATAAGTCCCAGGGAAGTTGCCCACGTCGGGGATGGAGAGAACGACCTGGACGCCTTCCGCACCGTTGGCTACCGCGTTGCCGTCGGCCAGGCTCCAGAGAGCCTGAAAAAAGCTGCGGACTACGTGACGAAAAGGACCTACGGTGAGGGGGGTGCGGAGGGCATAGTTCACATCCTTAAAGAATTCGGCTACATGGGTGAGGGCGATGATGATCCGTTTGGCGACCCTTGA